From Sphingomonas sp. PAMC26645:
CGGCGGCGCCTCGACCGCCCCTGCGGTCGATGCCGCGAACGCCTATCGCCAGGCCGGGTCGACGCTGAAACCGTTCCTCTACGCGCAGGCGATCGAGCGCGGATACCTGACCCCAGCGTCGGTGCTCGACGATTCTCCGGTGCAGCTCGATACCGCGTCGGGGCTCTACGTGCCGCAGAATTACGATCGCGGGTTCAAGGGGCGCGTGTCGGTGCGTAGCGCGCTGGCGGGATCGCTCAACGTGCCCGCGGTGCGGACGCTGTTGCTGGTTGGGGTCGAGCCGTTTCGCGACCGGCTATGGGATACGGGCTTTCGTGGTCTCGTCGAGGACGGCGATTATTACGGCTTCAGCCTCGCGCTCGGATCGGCAGAAGTGACGCTGCTCGAGCAGGCCGACGCGTACCGGTCGCTTGCGAATGGCGGCCGCTGGTCCCCGCTGCGGCTGACCGCTGATGCTCCCCACGTCGCCGCACGCCCGGTCACGACCCCTGCCGCAGCCTGGATCGTCGCCGACATGATGGCCGACCCCAATGCCCGCGCCGCCACCTTCGGTCTGGACTCGGCTCTACGCCTGCCGTTCTGGACAGCGGTGAAGACGGGCACCTCGAAAGGCATGCGCGACAATTGGTGCGTCGGGTTCTCGCGCCGCTACACCGTCGCGGTCTGGGTCGGGAACGTCGAGGGCGATCCGATGCGCGCGGTCTCGGGCACCAGTGGCGCGGCGCCGGTCTGGCGCGACGTCATGCTGGCGCTCGGACGCGACGACGAACGCGGGCCCCCTATCCCCGCCGGCATCGAGCGCCGCCGCATCGCATTTGCCGACGCGATCGAACAGCCACGGATCGAATATTTCCTCCGCGGCACCGGCCAGTCGCTGATCGCCGCGGCGCCAGCGACCGCCCGGCGCGCGCGGATCGTCAACCCCGCCTCGGGCAGCGTCTACGCGATCGACCCCGACATCCCCGCCGACCGCCAGCGCCTCGCGATCGAGACCACCGGTGACGTCCGCGCGCATCATGTGTTCCTCGACAATCGCGACCTCGGCCCCGCCGCCCAGCAATTGCTGTTCTTCGCTCCGCCGGGCCGCCACCGGTTGCGGCTCGTCGACACAGCCGGTCGCGCCACCGACC
This genomic window contains:
- the pbpC gene encoding penicillin-binding protein 1C codes for the protein MKQRAALAGLLVLILAAVGFDWATFPPPLPGYAQVRAAWKPSEAWLYDRHGVLIDSARVNFAARRLAWVPLDQIAPVVPATVVAAEDARFRSHGGVDWLAILGSVGAHAKGERGRGASTLSMQVAAFLSPTLAMPGARGWRDKLRQMRAARSLEMTWSKDQILEAYLNLAPFRGEAQGIGAAALSLFGKTPAAMARDDALLLTALLPDPQAPAPRIAARACRLGGAGDCTRFASEAASMLGPVRTLALDPGLAPHLADRLLTKPGLRITTTLDAALQRTVAAALRRQLLGLGGSRARDGSAVVIDNASGDVLAYVGGIGGASTAPAVDAANAYRQAGSTLKPFLYAQAIERGYLTPASVLDDSPVQLDTASGLYVPQNYDRGFKGRVSVRSALAGSLNVPAVRTLLLVGVEPFRDRLWDTGFRGLVEDGDYYGFSLALGSAEVTLLEQADAYRSLANGGRWSPLRLTADAPHVAARPVTTPAAAWIVADMMADPNARAATFGLDSALRLPFWTAVKTGTSKGMRDNWCVGFSRRYTVAVWVGNVEGDPMRAVSGTSGAAPVWRDVMLALGRDDERGPPIPAGIERRRIAFADAIEQPRIEYFLRGTGQSLIAAAPATARRARIVNPASGSVYAIDPDIPADRQRLAIETTGDVRAHHVFLDNRDLGPAAQQLLFFAPPGRHRLRLVDTAGRATDQVVVTIR